A genomic region of Phragmites australis chromosome 2, lpPhrAust1.1, whole genome shotgun sequence contains the following coding sequences:
- the LOC133909915 gene encoding uncharacterized protein LOC133909915 — MEAAPSGGGGRGGGGGDEQRGLGLLEVQAAAAALRRSEVFHVVKELLGFVLYMHHQIPSVLQNLENEFASLKEEMTEMTLPPAELKPSDQRKYNTRKRVVRCRIKKQEKLMNGISTLLSALQQALDEVPSIEGVVLILGGSLVRPLFVYDITISHGRFDSGSAKEHALTKLAQSVSRKAIRALVSRGAGSLSYTGPSKLFLLVRCPSTLNMPLDFLPKRDFRYSKKVVPLQMHIKCNAADCQVNNQQRLSIVDAPRCTSESYLSDVIWFQCKHTIRGLPGKASFEG, encoded by the exons ATGGAAGCTGCCCCCTccggaggaggaggtcgaggcggaggcggaggcgacgaGCAGCGGGGGTTAGGGTTGTTGGAGGTgcaagcggcggcggcagcgctgCGGCGTTCGGAGGTGTTCCACGTCGTGAAGGAGCTCCTCGGCTTCGTCCTCTACATGCACCACCAGATCCCCTC GGTGTTGCAGAATCTGGAAAATGAATTTGCAAGTTTAAAGGAGGAAATG ACAGAAATGACGTTACCACCAGCTGAACTCAAACCGTCTGATCAGAGAAAGTACAACACACGAAAAAGGGTGGTTAGATGTAGAATAAAGAAGCAGGAGAAGTTGATGAATGGCATATCTACCTTACTTTCTGCTCTTCAGCAAGCACTTGATGAAGTTCCTAGCATTGAAGGAGTTGTCCTGATCCTTGGAGGGAGCCTTGTGCGACCCCTATTTGTGTACGACATTACAATTTCTCATGGGAGGTTTGATTCAGGAAGTGCCAAAGAGCATGCTCTTACCAAGTTAGCTCAGTCTGTTTCTCGGAAG GCAATCCGTGCTCTTGTGTCAAGAGGCGCAGGGAGTTTGTCTTACACAG GCCCTAGCAAGTTGTTTCTGCTAGTAAGATGTCCCAGTACATTGAACATGCCACTGGATTTCCTGCCAAAGCGTGATTTTCGTTATAGCAAGAAG GTTGTACCTCTTCAAATGCATATAAAGTGCAATGCAGCAGACTGTCAAGTGAATAACCAGCAACGTCTGTCAATAGTTGATGCCCCACGTTGCACTTCAGAATCTTATCTTTCAGATGTTATCTG GTTCCAGTGTAAGCATACGATTAGAGGTTTACCAGGCAAGGCGTCATTCGAAGGATGA